A DNA window from Alligator mississippiensis isolate rAllMis1 chromosome 11, rAllMis1, whole genome shotgun sequence contains the following coding sequences:
- the LOC132244007 gene encoding major histocompatibility complex class I-related gene protein-like produces MSKPKDRGQPPCINHTNKTWRARRRVFVGQDWHSDPAAPCGLRHGPLHLSLRGSTRSVCAQRAEAPHEAAAKVAPGSQLLVLLLLVGAAAVPGTSAGSHSYRHFCMGLSNPSPNVPAFTAVGYVDDQQILHYDSETWRQEPCRDWVQGAVDPGFWDRETRTLQDWKRGFDTNLVSLQHRYNQSRGSHTLQLTYGCELHEDHSTGGHMQFGYDGGDFISYDLAAHTCIAGTTQAQVTQHSWNEDTAMLQSARAYLEETCIAWLWQYLQHGEAALQSIESRCHRPGQH; encoded by the exons ATGTCCAAGCCTAAAGAccgagggcagcctccctgtatTAACCacaccaacaagacgtggcgggcgagacgGAGGGTGTTTGTAGGGCAAGACTGGCACAG TGACCCTGCAGCGCCCTGCGGGCTGCGCCACGGCCCACTGCACCTGTCACTGCGCGGGAGCACCCGCAGTGTCTGTGCACAACGGGCAGAAGCGCCGCACGAAGCTGCTGCGAAGGTGGCGCCAGGTTCCCAGCTGCTGGTCTTGCTGCTGCTTGTGGGCGCTGCGGCCGTGCCAGGAACCAGCGCCG GCTCCCACTCCTACCGGCATTTCTGCATGGGATTGTCGAATCCCAGCCCAAACGTGCCCGCCTTCACTGCCGTGGGCTACGTGGACGACCAGCAAATTCTCCACTATGACAGTGAGACGTGGAGACAGGAGCCATGTAGGGACTGGGTGCAGGGGGCCGTCGACCCAGGCTTCTGGGACAGGGAAACCAGGACCTTGCAGGACTGGAAGAGGGGATTTGACACCAACCTGGTCAGCTTGCAGCACCGCTACAACCAGAGCAGGG GGTCTCACACTCTCCAGCTCACGTACGGCTGTGAGCTCCACGAAGACCACAGCACTGGAGGCCACATGCAGTTTGGCTACGACGGGGGAGACTTCATCAGCTATGACCTGGCAGCACACACCTGCATAGCAGGGACAACGCAGGCCCAGGTCACCCAGCACAGCTGGAATGAGGATACAGCCATGCTGCAGAGTGCAAGAGCCTACCTGGAGGAGACCTGCATCGCGTGGCTGTGGCAGTACCTGCAGCACGGGGAGGCAGCGCTGCAGAGCATTGAGTCCCGGTGTCACCgcccagggcagcactga